The sequence below is a genomic window from Lolium perenne isolate Kyuss_39 chromosome 7, Kyuss_2.0, whole genome shotgun sequence.
GCATTGGCCGCCTAGTCTGGTGGCAAGGCCACGACGTCAACGCGACGCTGGCGGAGTACGGCTACCGCCCGCGCATCCGCGGTGTCGACCCCATGCACATGCCGCTCTACTTCCCCCAGTCGCAAAGCATGGCGCCGGAGGCGCCGCCTCTAcagagccccccccccccccccccccagcaaGGATGGCATCGGGCCACTCGCGCCGGATCGTCGAGCGCCGGTGGCCGCACACGCTTGGCCACATATCCGCCTAATACGGTTGGCGTCGTCATCCATAACGGCCCGCAGCGCACCGCTTCTGCTCCGGCTTGGAGGACGCCGCGGTCGCTTCAACGCCGCCACCCAAGGAGGAGGACGATGCTGGCTCACCACCGTCTCCGCCGACGAAGAAGAAATGgtgggagatggaggtggaggcgtAAGCGGCCTTCTGTGGGGGCGACGACCCGAAGGACTTCGCTGCCTCGGTCCATCGAGGAGGCACCTCATCGTCGGTCGGTCCATCGAGGAGGACTACCGGCAGATCATGCTCAATCGGCGGCAGTCGGAGGTGTGGTCCGCCATGGACCAGGGCGAGAACTTCGTCGACCTCGCCGGTCCTTCTTAGTCGCCGGCGCCAAAGGAGGAGGACAATGACTGGTCCTTCGACTTCTCCGACGAGGACGGAGGCAGCGACGACGTGGACAATCTCGACTAGAGCGCCTTCCGGCGGCGCCGCtagtttttttttagtttttagttTAAATTCGATTCACTTTTGTATAATCTAGTGTAAATTTGTATGAATTTCGTTTTTTTTTAATattgagtggagatgctctaatagttTTTCTCTCTCCAACGTGCCACCttccaagaccagcagcgatcgacATCTTCCCTTGTGGGTATTAGGCGACAGAATGACAGGTTCAGCTGCTTCTGGTTTGGCGTAGACGAGCAATCGGCGTTTGTGGAAGCAGGCTGCCGAATTCAGGTTAGTCACCTTGTCCGATAGCAGCAGCAAAGCTAGTGCCCATGGGTGGAGGGAACGAGCATGATTACCCACGCATCAGGATTCCTGTCCCTGCCAACCTTTTATTCCTTAATCCCTTTCACGCTACGGACATGCACGAACAAATATGTGGCATATATAATCCTAAATCTGGATCTGCAAATAACAGAGATTTTTTCTAATACGCCATCGTTGCAAGTCTAGTCAGCCTGCACTAGTACCGAAAATCTTTTTTCGAGAGTACACGAACGTGTACCGTAATTTTATAGAAGGGGAGTATAATTAGAGTGGCCTCTAATGGGCACATTAGGGACCAGAGAACTCCAAAAAGAACAAAAGCTACTCTCTCCCTAGTGTTGTACACGCTTCGCTCCTTTCCTGAGACCGTGCTAAACATGTTGAACTCCTCAGAGATGAGCATTGACATGATATCTGCAGAGTGCTGGTTGTGGGGGTTGCTGAAACACCAGGCATTCATGTGCTTCCATAAAACGTAGCCCACCATGCAAACAAAACCGTCAAACCAGATCATGTGAGTTGTTCTGAACCTCGCGGGTTCCGTCATCCACCATTCCTCCAAGTTACTATCATTCGGGGGCGCCACGAAGTTAAACCCCAGACTCTGACCGCTTCTGAGCCACACCTCCCTCGCGAAAGAGCATTGGATGAGCAAGTGTTCCGCCGTGTCTTCCTCTTGCAGGCACACAAAGCACGGAGCGGATTGAGTCTGGAGCCGATGCCTAACACGTCGATCAGTCGTCCGGATTCGATGTTGTGATAGTACATACTGGTTCAATTCCCGTGAGTTGTTAAGGAACAATAGTAAAATACTCAGAAATTGATTGAAatgtttttcgataaagggaatatattaatatcaaaagataccaattacacccagcctctgcaacaacgccccaccctaatggcagtatggatgcacacagccaaaaaagagaaaaaagaaaactaaaaaaataaaagtcccgctacagccttctagacctagcaacagcaatacaaccaccaccgtgacaacacctgaagtacatactctccaaaagcgacgcctccaagaaggaaacagtgcaccagcaccgtcgtcgcccgaccaaaggtcttaggatttctccctgaagatagtccccactctcaaaacaatgcctccaacaagaacattgtcaggcacaaccagttaaggccagaccttgggttttcaccctgagaggtaagactccgAACTTCCCCTGTGCCgccgcccccacatgcataccactgctgcaagcccggaacgccaagcagatCTCTCAGCATCACGTTGACTCGAACCTCTTTTAGTCAAtccaccaatccggccttcatgatattccttcttctgacttcaccatggaccaaaaagtcaccagatgtcaacacagaatatagCGCTTCGCtgcgctccctccggaaccaaacggtcggaataaaaacatgggtgcgcgcgaccgaattccacccgatccagcaaactgcaggcaaaatatgcactgttccattcgccagcggagctttccggaactcatctctccagccagatcaaagcaaaccgacctccggtagatcttcatcttcgcttgcgagaaacccgaggaccgccaccaaaaacaaagcaagaccagcagcccccacgccgccagtccctcctgccggatcaccaggGAAGAAGACGGCAACGCAGATCCACCGCTGAACCGTCCGGgggcggaggccgccaccgctccaccgaatcctccatggctaccaacgaagagcatcaggccccggccaaatagccgtgccgcccggcttcctccaccggcgcttcatcacctcccatggaacgccaccgtggaaaccctctcctccccctcgtcgttcgacggaaggggcgccgccaccgccgccgtggccggggccggggccgaggccggcagcagcggcggctgaggTGCGGCGATCCGGGGCGGCTGCTCGGAGCGGGGCGGGtagatcctccgccgccgcccgggaggggggcgggagagaaggaggcggcggctaggttaggagagaggaggaggcggcggctagaTGCATACACACATAGCACTATCAATTGATTGAAATGTAGTTCGATTTTATGTCATGAGGCTTTTGGCTTTAGATTTTGGCTACTGCCCCCGCTCCCGTCGCCCACCCCGAGGCGACCGGGGCGCCCACCCTCCCCACGCCGGTCCTCCacctccctccctccccctccgccgccgccggcgagtgccgccgggcaaagcccgcgcggtgcCGGTGGCGGCGGGTTCTCCCCTTCTCCGCGCGTTAGGAGGCCCGACGGGGCGGATCCCGACCTAGCGGCGGTGAGGAGCTTCGGTGGCGGCGCTGGCCGCATCACCTCGAGCCGCGGCGGGCGGGCGGACAGCGGACGCGGCATCGCTGCTCCTCTGGTCGCCCTCCCCTGCGCGTTCGGCGGGCCCGTTGGGGCGGGCCTGGGTCTCTCGGCTGGGCGGTGTGGTGGCTTCGGCTTGGCCGGCGCTGCTCCTGCTGTGCCCGGCAGCTGGGGCTGGTGGCGGTGGCGCGTCGTGCACGGATCTGGCCGCCGGTTGCTGTAGGTTCAACTCTAGGGTTCCGACCGGATCTGGGCTtgtgggcccagatctgggcctggTTGGGCCGGGTCTGCAGCGTGGTGGTTCGCCTGCGCGGCGCCGCCTGGTTCGCTGCCGTCGGAGTCCTGCCTTCTCGGGGTTCTTCGACGGTTGGATGTCGCTTGGGGGCGAGGTCCTTGCTGGCTATCCGGGATGGGTCCCTGGGTCGGCGCATGCTTGCCGGGTTGGGAGCGTGTCCAGTACTGTTGCTGCTCCCCGCGGCGGTAGTCTGGTTTCCCTCCGATCAGTTTGGTCGTACTAGTGCAGAGTGCTGGCGGCCTGGGGATGGTGAGGTCGCTAGTTGCCGCCGTTCTAATGTCGTTGACATCTAGATCTAGGTCTGGCCGGGCATTGCCAGCCAGCGTGTGCTTTCACCCTGCGGATGAACCTAGTCGGGGCTAGTTCATAGTGTGGCTGTGGTCGGGGGTGCGGCAGTACTGCGATGTCTACTCTACGCCCTCGCGATGGCGACCGGAATTTCGATCGGGTTTGGACCTCAGCGAAAGCTGCACATGGTGTTGACCTGTGCCGGTGACGACGGCACCTGTGGGTGTCGctcccttgttgaaggcgtcccGATGTTGTCTCTCCTGTTCGAAGTGATGGATTCTGTCCCTCCACCCCTATCTGCCCTCTTAGGGTCCTCGCTttgtgcaagcttctctagtagtGTCTTGTGGTTCACCCTGTGACCTCGCGTTGGTGTCGCAGCTCCTCTCGCAGCATCGGCCTGGCTGCTTTTACACGGTCTGCTACGGTAGCTGATGTCCTTCCTAGCGCCTTGGGGGGCTTCACTAGGACGGCGTCTGGTCGTAGCTCTTACCGGTGTGCTTATCCCAAAGCCAGGGGAAGATGCTGTGTTTTGGGTCTGGACCTAGCCCGAGCTCCAGGGGTGGTGGCTCTCGGGTCTGGGTGAAAACTTTGCAGGACCTTGTCTCTGCCGACGACGATGACGCATTCTTGCGCCattcaccttcttggaggcgtcgccacAAGACCCCCCCTCCTTTGGTTCCTCATGCTCTACTAGGTGGCCGGCCCATCGTTGAGTTCCCCGTGGGTTGCAGTCCTGGTGCGGTGGAGGTTGTGTTGGTGTGGACATGGCCGTGTTTGCTCCGGTGCCGCAGAAGACAAGGCTCCCTCCTCATGGTTCAAGCGGGCGCTTCGGCTCGACGTTATCTGTGTTGTCTTCTGTATGGGTTTCTTTGTGCGTTTGGCGCGTGTGTGTTGTAACTTCTGGTGTAACTCCTAGCCGGTTGATGGCTTCGTTAATTCAAAGCCGTGCTCATTTCGAGCCTTATGTTTAAAATTTTATGTCATGAGGGACTTTCGTGACAAACATCAATATTTTCTTCTTGCTTCTCCCTCTTCTTGCACCCTGCTTCGAAGGCTTGCTCGCAACGTCCACTCGTGTCCTTCGTTGGCCCCAGCTCCTCGACCCAGCGGTTCCCCTGTGCTCCGACCATGAGCACGTGTCCCCAACCTCTGCCATCGCTCGGTTCCTCGCTATCGTCTGCTCTGCCTGCAACTGCTCCCGCTCCCGGCCTCCTGCTTCAAAAGTGTGCTCCCAACGTCCAGCGGGGCGGCTGGCGAAGTCGAGGGATGTAGAGGCGGGTGCAACCCTGGGTGAGTGGGTGACGGTGGCGCACCTTCGCGTTAGAGGACGGGAGCGTCCTGAGCAATGATGACCGATGGGTCGTCGAGGCCAGGATACGGTTATCACGGATTTTTTTTACACACCGTTGATATGTTATTTTTAACGTACGATGCGTTTTTTTCACATAAAACCACCGCTGATTATCCTTTAAGAGAAAAACGTTTATTAAGTTTTAGACCATTTAGATTTTCTTAAATCTTATTTACCGTGAATGAAAAATATACGGCTGTAGTTTCGAGAAAAGTGCAATTGAATGAGTTTCGTTTTTCTACCACACGGCTGCAGTTTTCACAAAAAGTGCAACTTATCTTAGAAAAGTGTAATTGAATGCGATTCGCACATTTCTCTGAACTATAGTTGCATTTTCATTTAGATGTTTGACTTAACAAAATATCAATCGTCCGAGATTTAACAAAACGAAACATAGAGCATGTTTAGTTTGATCTCTTTGCTACGTAACCCTGAGTTGATTATTCCATCCGACCATCACGCGTCTCCGTGCTGGTCATGGGAAGAAGGGTGACCGAGCATTTGGCAAGAACGAGTTGAAATCGTCGTCGTGCAGCTGGTACTCGTACAGCGAGTTGTCGAGCCGGGCGGCCACCGCCGCTGAGGACGTTGCCGCGGAGACGACCTCCCCGAGCTCCGACGACTCCGGCCCGCGCGTGCCCACCGCAGGGAAGTGCGCAGCAACGGAGAAGTAGCCCGACTCGGCCGACGTCGTGGCGGCCGGCGAGAAGAACGGCGCCGCGGAGAAGCAGCCACCTCCGGCCGGCAGCTGCTTGTAGCCGGTGCACTCAACCGGCGTGAAGCCCGCTGACGTGGGGTAGGGGAAGGAGAAGGCGGCAGCGGAGACGTCGTGGCCGTGGAAGGACGATGAAGACCGCGGCATCCCGTCGGTCTCCACCTTGAGGCTGTTGTTGAAACTCGCCAGCATCTGCACGTCCGGGTCCTGCAATGGCGGGTGGTGGCCGCCGTCGCTCGCGGCTGCCAcggcgggaggaggcggcgcggcgtcgGCGTTGCGCTGATTCTGGTGGCACGTGTGCTCGCCCTGGTACGTGACGTCGAACACGGCGAGGTCGGCGTCGGAGCGCTGCACGTGCTTCGTGGCGGGGCAGCCCTGCGAGTTGCGGTACGTGCAGCGGTAGTAGCCCCTGCACAACACAACGACGGCATCCCTCAGAAACTAGAGTCTGATGAATTATACAGTACATACTGAAGTAAAAATGTAGCATCAAAGTCTGAATATGGATCAGAAAATTCCGAGTAACCTTGGAAATCTGGCGCCGAGGATGTCCTTCTGGCCGTACTTCCTCCAGCTGAGCCCGTCATCTGGAGTGTAATCTAAATTTGCGTCTGGTATTCGGAATTTTTGGGTCCATCTTGGGAGGCCCTTCCTGTGTGATTTCAGGACCACGGAACAAAAAGATCAGATACTGAATTTTCTCGTTGACTGACGCAAATGTTAATAATGTTCAAGTACTGAATCCGTCGATTATGATTGATGTACATTCTCTTTTTGACCAAAACACCAAAGAACCACTTTTGACATTACTCGATCTGCCGCTTTCTAGTCTGCCCATTCGTGCGGTAATTCAGCTTTTCTTTAGGAAAAGGTTATGTACCTCTCCAGACATATCAGAGAATAAGTCCAGAAATATATTTTTGTAGAAAGTCAAAGTTCCaccatttgaaaaaaaaaatctcccAAGAGCCACTCCCGAAATCATTTGAATTGTCATGGGATGGACAACAACTGTGATGTTATTTGTCCTTGCCAA
It includes:
- the LOC127318134 gene encoding uncharacterized protein, with the translated sequence MQEVGGGDSMHLLLSILADGEEQARRLLGELPATAGNQLPPAKECCRDVARQLRCTFGKAIAVAKAIEASHGGASSTDSPRSAEENSGAVVAASRDAAQAQESQGICKRRKGLPRWTQKFRIPDANLDYTPDDGLSWRKYGQKDILGARFPRGYYRCTYRNSQGCPATKHVQRSDADLAVFDVTYQGEHTCHQNQRNADAAPPPPAVAAASDGGHHPPLQDPDVQMLASFNNSLKVETDGMPRSSSSFHGHDVSAAAFSFPYPTSAGFTPVECTGYKQLPAGGGCFSAAPFFSPAATTSAESGYFSVAAHFPAVGTRGPESSELGEVVSAATSSAAVAARLDNSLYEYQLHDDDFNSFLPNARSPFFP